In Lepidochelys kempii isolate rLepKem1 chromosome 10, rLepKem1.hap2, whole genome shotgun sequence, a single window of DNA contains:
- the EARS2 gene encoding nondiscriminating glutamyl-tRNA synthetase EARS2, mitochondrial isoform X1 — MAPALRGAGPLLRGAPSRAGVVPCGAGAGARVRFAPSPTGFLHLGGLRTALYNYIFARKNQGAFILRLEDTDQSRIVPGAAEGIEDMLDWAGIPPDESPRKGGPVGPYQQSLRLELYKKASKFLLENGAAYRCFCTPQRLELLKKDALRNRQTPRYDNRCRHLSSERVAEKLSQRSDYVVRFRLKEGVEPFHDLVYGWSKHEVATVEGDPVILKGDGFPTYHLANVVDDHHMGISHVLRGTEWLTSTSKHLLIYRAFGWDPPRFGHLPLLLNKDGSKLSKRQGDIFLEHFVQDGCLPEALLDIVTNCGSGFAGNQMGRTLEELILEFDVGRITTHSALLDLDKLLEFNRIHLVQQIGDERLRRKLVTELQMKVEQVYGDRLVDREVLEKDYVERVLLLRKGHISRLKNLVAPEYSYLWVRPSVSREQLQTISAEVDEIGKLVIGLMEGQTAALTTEGLNEDLRGLQEQTRGTKYSSMMKLLRLALSGQQHGPSVAEMMVSLGPREVCERIKKVLSN, encoded by the exons ATGGCGCCTGCGCTGCGCGGGGCCGGGCCCCTTCTGCGCGGGGCGCCGTCTCGGGCGGGGGTCGTGCCCTGCGGAGCCGGAGCCGGGGCGAGGGTGCGGTTCGCGCCCAGCCCCACAG GCTTTCTGCACTTGGGCGGCCTTCGCACTGCTTtgtacaattacatttttgctagAAAAAACCAAGGGGCTTTTATCTTGAGACTGGAAGATACGGATCAAAGTCGCATTGTGCCTGGGGCTGCGGAAGGAATAGAGGATATGCTGGATTGGGCAG GTATCCCACCTGATGAAAGCCCTCGCAAAGGAGGCCCGGTCGGGCCCTACCAGCAGTCTCTCAGACTTGAGCTGTATAAGAAAGCCAGCAAGTTTCTTCTGGAGAATGGAGCTGCCTACCGCTGCTTTTGCACCCCTCAGCGCCTGGAACTGCTGAAGAAGGATGCGCTACGCAATCGTCAGACACCACG GTATGACAACAGGTGCCGACACTTGAGCTCAGAGCGAGTGGCTGAGAAGTTGTCGCAGCGTTCTGACTACGTGGTCCGCTTCCGTTTGAAGGAAGGTGTGGAGCCCTTTCATGATCTGGTCTATGGATGGAGCAAGCATGAAGTGGCTACGGTGGAAGGTGACCCGGTGATCTTAAAAGGGGATGGCTTCCCCACATACCACCTGGCAAATGTGGTGGATGACCATCACATGGGAATTAGCCACGTTCTCCGTGGAACTGAGTGGCTTACTTCAACATCCAAGCACCTTCTTATCTACAGAGCCTTTGGCTGGGACCCTCCTAGGTTTGGCCACCTTCCGTTGCTCTTGAACAAAGATGGCAGTAAACTGTCCAAAAGGCAGGGAGACATTTTTCTAGAACATTTTGTTCAAGATGGCTGCTTGCCGGAAGCTCTACTGGACATCGTCACCAACTGCGGCTCTGGATTTGCAG GCAATCAGATGGGCAGGACGCTGGAGGAGCTGATCTTGGAGTTTGATGTGGGCAGAATTACCACCCACTCAGCCCTGCTGGATCTTGACAAACTCCTAGAATTCAACAG GATTCACCTGGTCCAGCAGATTGGAGATGAGAGGCTACGACGAAAGCTGGTGACGGAGCTGCAGATGAAGGTGGAGCAGGTCTATGGTGATCGGCTTGTGGACAGAGAGGTTTTAGAGAAGGATTATGTGGAGCGAGTCCTCCTACTGAGAAAA GGTCACATAAGCCGCCTGAAGAACTTGGTGGCGCCTGAGTATTCTTACTTATGGGTCAGGCCCTCAGTGTCCCGAGAGCAGCTGCAAACCATTTCAGCAGAAGTAGATGAGATAGGAAAGCTAGTCATAGG GCTGATGGAAGGGCAGACTGCTGCCCTGACTACAGAAGGGTTGAATGAAGACCTGAGAGGCCTACAGGAGCAAACAAGAGGGACCAAATACAGCAGCATGATGAAACTCCTCCGCTTGGCCCTCAGTGGACAGCAG caTGGACCAAGCGTGGCTGAGATGATGGTTTCCTTGGGACCTAGAGAAGTGTGTGAACGGATAAAGAAGGTGCTTTCCAACTAG
- the EARS2 gene encoding nondiscriminating glutamyl-tRNA synthetase EARS2, mitochondrial isoform X2 has protein sequence MAPALRGAGPLLRGAPSRAGVVPCGAGAGARVRFAPSPTGFLHLGGLRTALYNYIFARKNQGAFILRLEDTDQSRIVPGAAEGIEDMLDWAGIPPDESPRKGGPVGPYQQSLRLELYKKASKFLLENGAAYRCFCTPQRLELLKKDALRNRQTPRYDNRCRHLSSERVAEKLSQRSDYVVRFRLKEGVEPFHDLVYGWSKHEVATVEGDPVILKGDGFPTYHLANVVDDHHMGISHVLRGTEWLTSTSKHLLIYRAFGWDPPRFGHLPLLLNKDGSKLSKRQGDIFLEHFVQDGCLPEALLDIVTNCGSGFAGNQMGRTLEELILEFDVGRITTHSALLDLDKLLEFNRIHLVQQIGDERLRRKLVTELQMKVEQVYGDRLVDREVLEKDYVERVLLLRKGHISRLKNLVAPEYSYLWVRPSVSREQLQTISAEVDEIGKLVIGLMEGQTAALTTEGLNEDLRGLQEQTRGTKYSSMMKLLRLALSGQQCLLCVFSAWTKRG, from the exons ATGGCGCCTGCGCTGCGCGGGGCCGGGCCCCTTCTGCGCGGGGCGCCGTCTCGGGCGGGGGTCGTGCCCTGCGGAGCCGGAGCCGGGGCGAGGGTGCGGTTCGCGCCCAGCCCCACAG GCTTTCTGCACTTGGGCGGCCTTCGCACTGCTTtgtacaattacatttttgctagAAAAAACCAAGGGGCTTTTATCTTGAGACTGGAAGATACGGATCAAAGTCGCATTGTGCCTGGGGCTGCGGAAGGAATAGAGGATATGCTGGATTGGGCAG GTATCCCACCTGATGAAAGCCCTCGCAAAGGAGGCCCGGTCGGGCCCTACCAGCAGTCTCTCAGACTTGAGCTGTATAAGAAAGCCAGCAAGTTTCTTCTGGAGAATGGAGCTGCCTACCGCTGCTTTTGCACCCCTCAGCGCCTGGAACTGCTGAAGAAGGATGCGCTACGCAATCGTCAGACACCACG GTATGACAACAGGTGCCGACACTTGAGCTCAGAGCGAGTGGCTGAGAAGTTGTCGCAGCGTTCTGACTACGTGGTCCGCTTCCGTTTGAAGGAAGGTGTGGAGCCCTTTCATGATCTGGTCTATGGATGGAGCAAGCATGAAGTGGCTACGGTGGAAGGTGACCCGGTGATCTTAAAAGGGGATGGCTTCCCCACATACCACCTGGCAAATGTGGTGGATGACCATCACATGGGAATTAGCCACGTTCTCCGTGGAACTGAGTGGCTTACTTCAACATCCAAGCACCTTCTTATCTACAGAGCCTTTGGCTGGGACCCTCCTAGGTTTGGCCACCTTCCGTTGCTCTTGAACAAAGATGGCAGTAAACTGTCCAAAAGGCAGGGAGACATTTTTCTAGAACATTTTGTTCAAGATGGCTGCTTGCCGGAAGCTCTACTGGACATCGTCACCAACTGCGGCTCTGGATTTGCAG GCAATCAGATGGGCAGGACGCTGGAGGAGCTGATCTTGGAGTTTGATGTGGGCAGAATTACCACCCACTCAGCCCTGCTGGATCTTGACAAACTCCTAGAATTCAACAG GATTCACCTGGTCCAGCAGATTGGAGATGAGAGGCTACGACGAAAGCTGGTGACGGAGCTGCAGATGAAGGTGGAGCAGGTCTATGGTGATCGGCTTGTGGACAGAGAGGTTTTAGAGAAGGATTATGTGGAGCGAGTCCTCCTACTGAGAAAA GGTCACATAAGCCGCCTGAAGAACTTGGTGGCGCCTGAGTATTCTTACTTATGGGTCAGGCCCTCAGTGTCCCGAGAGCAGCTGCAAACCATTTCAGCAGAAGTAGATGAGATAGGAAAGCTAGTCATAGG GCTGATGGAAGGGCAGACTGCTGCCCTGACTACAGAAGGGTTGAATGAAGACCTGAGAGGCCTACAGGAGCAAACAAGAGGGACCAAATACAGCAGCATGATGAAACTCCTCCGCTTGGCCCTCAGTGGACAGCAG tgtcttttgtgtgtgttttcagcaTGGACCAAGCGTGGCTGA
- the EARS2 gene encoding nondiscriminating glutamyl-tRNA synthetase EARS2, mitochondrial isoform X3 yields the protein MAPALRGAGPLLRGAPSRAGVVPCGAGAGARVRFAPSPTGFLHLGGLRTALYNYIFARKNQGAFILRLEDTDQSRIVPGAAEGIEDMLDWAGIPPDESPRKGGPVGPYQQSLRLELYKKASKFLLENGAAYRCFCTPQRLELLKKDALRNRQTPRYDNRCRHLSSERVAEKLSQRSDYVVRFRLKEGVEPFHDLVYGWSKHEVATVEGDPVILKGDGFPTYHLANVVDDHHMGISHVLRGTEWLTSTSKHLLIYRAFGWDPPRFGHLPLLLNKDGSKLSKRQGDIFLEHFVQDGCLPEALLDIVTNCGSGFAGNQMGRTLEELILEFDVGRITTHSALLDLDKLLEFNRIHLVQQIGDERLRRKLVTELQMKVEQVYGDRLVDREVLEKDYVERVLLLRKADGRADCCPDYRRVE from the exons ATGGCGCCTGCGCTGCGCGGGGCCGGGCCCCTTCTGCGCGGGGCGCCGTCTCGGGCGGGGGTCGTGCCCTGCGGAGCCGGAGCCGGGGCGAGGGTGCGGTTCGCGCCCAGCCCCACAG GCTTTCTGCACTTGGGCGGCCTTCGCACTGCTTtgtacaattacatttttgctagAAAAAACCAAGGGGCTTTTATCTTGAGACTGGAAGATACGGATCAAAGTCGCATTGTGCCTGGGGCTGCGGAAGGAATAGAGGATATGCTGGATTGGGCAG GTATCCCACCTGATGAAAGCCCTCGCAAAGGAGGCCCGGTCGGGCCCTACCAGCAGTCTCTCAGACTTGAGCTGTATAAGAAAGCCAGCAAGTTTCTTCTGGAGAATGGAGCTGCCTACCGCTGCTTTTGCACCCCTCAGCGCCTGGAACTGCTGAAGAAGGATGCGCTACGCAATCGTCAGACACCACG GTATGACAACAGGTGCCGACACTTGAGCTCAGAGCGAGTGGCTGAGAAGTTGTCGCAGCGTTCTGACTACGTGGTCCGCTTCCGTTTGAAGGAAGGTGTGGAGCCCTTTCATGATCTGGTCTATGGATGGAGCAAGCATGAAGTGGCTACGGTGGAAGGTGACCCGGTGATCTTAAAAGGGGATGGCTTCCCCACATACCACCTGGCAAATGTGGTGGATGACCATCACATGGGAATTAGCCACGTTCTCCGTGGAACTGAGTGGCTTACTTCAACATCCAAGCACCTTCTTATCTACAGAGCCTTTGGCTGGGACCCTCCTAGGTTTGGCCACCTTCCGTTGCTCTTGAACAAAGATGGCAGTAAACTGTCCAAAAGGCAGGGAGACATTTTTCTAGAACATTTTGTTCAAGATGGCTGCTTGCCGGAAGCTCTACTGGACATCGTCACCAACTGCGGCTCTGGATTTGCAG GCAATCAGATGGGCAGGACGCTGGAGGAGCTGATCTTGGAGTTTGATGTGGGCAGAATTACCACCCACTCAGCCCTGCTGGATCTTGACAAACTCCTAGAATTCAACAG GATTCACCTGGTCCAGCAGATTGGAGATGAGAGGCTACGACGAAAGCTGGTGACGGAGCTGCAGATGAAGGTGGAGCAGGTCTATGGTGATCGGCTTGTGGACAGAGAGGTTTTAGAGAAGGATTATGTGGAGCGAGTCCTCCTACTGAGAAAA GCTGATGGAAGGGCAGACTGCTGCCCTGACTACAGAAGGGTTGAATGA
- the UBFD1 gene encoding ubiquitin domain-containing protein UBFD1 codes for MAAASASPDDADEPGMDTEAQDLQLSCGDAGESHASAAGKALEMDPLQEDSAISQASVSNGGDSETGKDLVELKIIWNKNKYDVKFLLDSTGADLKEKIHSLTGLPPTMQKVMFKGLLPEEKTLREIKVTNGAKIMVVGSTINDVLAVNTPKEAGQQEVKAEENKKEPLCRQKQHRKVLDKGKPEDVMPSVKGVQERLPTVPLSGMYNKTGGKVRLTFKLEQDQLWIGTKERTEKIPMGSIKNVVSEPIEGHEDYHMMAFQLGPTEASYYWVYWVPTQYVDAIKDTVLGKWQYF; via the exons ATGGCCGCGGCCTCTGCCTCCCCTGACG ACGCTGATGAGCCCGGCATGGACACAGAAGCTCAGGACCTGCAGCTTAGCTGTGGAGATGCTGGGGAAAGCCATGCCTCTGCTGCTGGAAAAGCCCTGGAAATGGACCCGCTGCAAGAGGATTCAGCCATTTCACAGGCCTCAGTCAGCAACGGCGGCGATTCCGAGACTGGGAAGGATCTCGTAGAATTAAAAAtcatttggaacaaaaacaaatacgATGTGAAGTTCTTGCTTGACAGCACAGGGGCTGATCTGAAAGAGAAAATCCACTCACTCACAG GCCTTCCACCCACTATGCAGAAAGTCATGTTTAAGGGACTTCTACCAGAGGAGAAAACGTTACGGGAAATCAAAGTAACAAATGGTGCAAAAATAATGGTGGTTGGTTCCACTATCAATGATGTGCTAGCAGTAAATACTCCCAAAGAAGCTGGTCAACAAGAGGTGAaagctgaagaaaataaaaaagagccGCTTTGTAGACAAAAG CAACACAGAAAAGTATTGGATAAAGGAAAACCTGAAGACGTGATGCCTTCTGTTAAGGGTGTTCAG GAACGCCTGCCAACAGTGCCCTTATCCGGCATGTACAACAAAACAGGGGGGAAAGTGAGGCTGACTTTTAAACTAGAGCAAGATCAGCTGTGGATAGGCACTAAAG AGAGAACAGAAAAAATACCCATGGGGTCCATTAAAAATGTGGTGAGTGAACCTATTGAAGGACATGAGGATTATCACATGATG GCATTTCAACTGGGCCCTACAGAAGCATCTTACTACTGGGTCTACTGGGTACCTACTCAATATGTTGATGCAATCAAAGACACAGTACTGGGCAAATGGCAGTATTTTTGA